The DNA segment ACCCCCACAGCACAACCCGGAGGGGGTTCGGGGCTTTGGAAAGAGAGGAACTTGCAagcttgagaaagaaagaaagaaaaccaagaaggggaaaaaaaaaagaggcctaaaagaaaaaaaaagagagaaagggaaaagttaagaaagaggagagaaaaaaaaagaggcaaagaaaaaatgcgacaaaagaaaaataaaaataaaagaaaaatgtttttaaaaaaaaaggtgaatgaaaaaaagggaaaacacaaatgtaaaaaaaaaggcaaagaaataaataggaaaaagttaaaaaggcaaaaagaaaggtgaacaaaaaagagaaagaggaaaaaagaggcaATAAGAACAAAGATTCAAGGAGGAAAAGGTGACAAAGAGGTGGGGTGAAAACAGAAAGAGTGGAAGAGAGTGGGTGAAGAGAGGTGGGCAAAGGGGTGAAACAgagaaagaggcaaataaaagggaaaaaaaggggcaaaagaaaaagtggaaaaacagggagagtggtggaaaaaaaaggcaaaaaaagggcaaaaacagatggcacaaaataaaaataaaaaaaaaaccacaccaaaaaaaaaggtggtaaagaaaaggtgaaaaaagagaaagaggaggggaaaaaagagaaggaggtggaaagaaaagaaggaaggagtagtgaaaacagagaaagagGTGGAAAAATGGCTAAATAAAGAGAAAGAGGCTAAATAAATAGAAAGATGAACTACGGAAAAAGGCCTAAAAAGGaggcaaaaaagagaaagaggaaaaaaaaaagaagccaaaaaagacaaagggctggaaaaaaaaaagggtgggaaaaaaggtggaaaaagagacaaaaaacccCAGGCTGAAACAGAGAGAGAGGTAGAGAAGGAggtgggaaaaggggaaaaaaagggagaaaggtgcAAAATAAAGGTTGGAAGATAAAAaggtggaaaaagagaaagaagcaaaaaatgagagggggggggaagaaaaaaaagaccaaaaaaggttaaaaaatagGTCAGAAAAAGGGGGTGGGGAAgagaaagaggcaaaaaaaaagaaggaaaaaaaaccccacacagaaaaaaaaagtgaaagggttgggaaaaagagaaagagggaaaaaagggcaaaaaaaggaGTGGGgtgaaaaaaggtaaaaagaaaaagatgcagaaaaagtgaaaaaggtcaaaaagagaaaaagacgcCAAAGGGGGTAAAACGGAGAGAAAGGGGcaaaacagaagacagaaaaagaggtgaaaaagggaccaataaaataacaaaggggcaaaaaaaatcctgagaaggaggaaaaaaagggcaaaaatgaaaaagctggcggggggggggaaagaggcaaaaatcaaaataaacaaagaaaagagtGTAAAGAGGTGAAAAGAAGAGGCGGGGGTGATAACAAAGACCTGAAGATGGAGGTGAAGGAAAAGAGGCAAAATTAAATCAAACCCAAGCAAGCAACACATGCAGCAAAAAGGCCTAAAAAATTgggggaaaagagaaagggggaaaacaaggggcaaaataaagagaaataggcaaaacaaaattatgaaaaagcctcagaaggcgggaaataaaaagaaaggggcagaaataaaatgcaaaagggTGAAATAAAGGggtaaaataaagggaaaaataaccCACACAAACcataagaggagaaaaaaaatggtcaagaaaaggagaaagtgtTAAGTAGAAAGGGTTGAGAAAAGGAGgtaaaaagagaaagaggcaAAAAAATAGGGCAAAAAAAGACTAAGGGGTGAAGAAGAGAATGAGAAccaaaccaccaaccaaccaaagcaaaCCCAAGATATTTGTTCCAGTATTTTATTACATAAAAAGTTGATTGTCCATCGAAATTTTGCAAAGCGTTATCGATATCTTGTGTACTATCCTGGACAAACTTTTTTCCCCGAGAAAGACGTCTGGGTTATAAAATATAACTTAGAAAACTTGGTTATAGCGGCAGAACAGAGAAACCACTGAGCTGGGTGGAGAAAGGCAGCAAACATTCACCTGTCATGAACGCCGATGATTTTCCACGTACCCCTGCATAGCAGTGGAAACAATAAAGAAATAAGAGCCATAATCACCACCCTACTTGTAGAAAGATGTTTCAAAAGCTGTATTCAAATTGCACGTTTGTAGAGTTAAAAACTTGCTATTTGAAGTCTGATGTGACTCAACACCTACAAAGCAGCATCCAGTATCTGCTGGGCCACTTGGAACATTAATGACCTTCAaggtatttatttatataaattatAGTGCGTTCAGGCCTcctaaatcataacaaaatcacAGCTGCTTGTATAACGCAGCACCAGGACAAGTGTTCAAGCATTTACTGGTTCTAAAAGAGAACACAAGTTGTTTTGGAGTAGAGCTGTGAACTGCGGTACCAAAGAATGGGCCGGTGAAGAAGTTCCTGCCAGATCATCATATGATACTTGCTACCATATTGAATTATTTGCTCAGCATAAAgcatgaaaaagggaaaaaaaatggaagaccAAAAAAGTTCCTTGAAGGCAGTGTTTTTGTACTTTATATCAAGCCATTACTCCTATTAAAAACCtagaaaaacccaccaaacacttCGAAATTTCAATAAAGCATATGGCACAAAGCACAGCTGCATTTTGCATAGGCAACTTAGTGACTCAAGCCAGCCAAACTGAAGCCCTCTCATCAGCCGGCTGAATTGCACAGCAGCTGTTGCCCCACTCGGGACCACAACAGCAAAAGCTCATTTCTGAAGGGCTAAAACAAATACCTGCTCAGAAAAGTTGGGCTACAGAGATAGTGTAGGAATTGTATCTTCTCCTTGTCTAATTCGCTTTGTATCCTGTTCTGCATTGCTTAATTACTTAGCTCAGGATGAACGCAATTCAATCAAAAAGAGGTCATGATAACCTTCATAACGACAGCAAACTGCATTTCCACACGTTTCTAATCATAATCTGAATTGTCATCTCTATACCATAAATTCTAAAAGGAACAATCTAAGTAATCGTTTCATATCTACAAGCTTTGTCTGACCTCTGTTCACCTCTTGATAGGAGAAgcaacattctttaaaaaaaaaagtgaggtgcAAACCCAGAACACTTGACAAAAATGGTAAATTAGTTATGAACAAAAAATGTACTGTGCATCTCTCCTCGATCCAATGGGATATCCAAGAGACTCTTCTCAACTCCACTACACATTTGGATTAATAGTAGGATACAAAAGTAATGGAGTTAAACCTGAAGAAACACAGGATTTTCATTTCTTCCACTCAGACAAACAGGCAAAGGCCTGTTTAAGTGTGGCAGGAAAGGCTGCTTTAATCCTAAATTCATACAAACATAATTAAATAAAATCAATCACCTAGAACCTTCATCAGCATCATTTAGTCCTTACATACAAAGACAACTTAGTCCGTCTCCCAAATATCTAACTAATGCATAACTGTTTAAAAGGTTTTACTACTCAGTGGAACAGGAGGTTTAGTGACATCTTTTATTTTGAACAAGCACTCACTAAGTCATAGTTTCTCCACTTTTGACACTGAAATATTCCACAAGATCAACCATTATGGTTCAATTAGGACCTTTTATCCAAAACACTTGGATTTTAGCACCTTCAATAAAGAATCAAAGTAATATCTTGGTAGTATCGAATGAAGACAGTTAATACTGTGCTCATCCCCTGGAAAATGACATGGACCATAAATACCTGGTGCATTGAGTCCTTAACGCATAGTAAggcagaaggaaaacaattctAAGTGATGCATTTGACTGAACACAATGTGAATATAATACAACCTTTCCAATTATTCAAAGCCTTCGGAGAAGAAATCAAAATTGCTCCCGTACATGCAAATTACAGTATTTAAATCCAATGTTCATTTATAATCAACCATGTCAATCCAGGAATCTGTACCCAAAAAAGTATACCTGGTCATTAAACATCAGTAACTGATATGTCTAACTCAAAGTCTAACTCTGTACTGTAATGAGTGCTTTTTCAAAGACTTCAGCAAACCCTTAAACcaataaaacaaattaatttcaaaGTTATAGTGATTTCTTCTAGCTCACTGTCCAGATAATGGGAATACTTAACACTTGTTTCTGCAGGCTCAGTTCTTTGGCAGCAATAGCAATCTGAATGACACGAATTTGATCGCTCCTCTTCTCACTGACACCGCTCATGTGGGAACTGTAATTCCAGTAACATCCCAGCATTGCTTCTGGTGGGTACAGAATCTCCTTTCTGCAAAGATTTGGGGTGCATTAGCCACATATCTGCCTTAGCTCCTACTGCACTTCTAAGCACTTCGATGGATTTGTGGGGGACACATAGAATGgggtttattttaaagaaacaggTTGTCTAACTAGACCTGCCCTAAATGCCATCATTTCAGGCATCTTCAGCCGTTGTAACACTATTATTTGCAATTTTAGGCTGTTTTGCAAACTGAGTCTAGCAAACTGGTATCCAAGAGAATCTTTTAGCACCGTACTCTGCTACCTGACAGCAGCTCCGGATCTACGACCAACTTACGTACCCAAGATGGACGTGGTTACTATAGACGAACATCGGTGTATTCTGAGAttgtatttcttcttttccacttttaaattaaatttgtgATGTTAGACGCATGCAGTTGTATGTTaactttaaacaaaaacaaaagcagaaaaaaaatcacaaactaaAGTAGTCAATCGCTGGTATTAAACATTACCTTTCTTGTAACTGAACAAACGCCAACATTAATAAGTAAACCGGTGTGTTTCAACATAAAAGTCTTTTAACCTCAGTACTCTCTgcttctttccccctccccacccagcaaagccaagAATTGTATGGAAAATTAGTTTCCCTTCAAGGAACAGCAGAGCAGTGTTCAGTCTGGTTAATGTGTCCGTCATAGATCCTCTCTCTGTTTGGTTGCTCGGTTGTCCTCTTTGATGCCATCAGATTTCTTGTCTGcgtcttttttcttctttgttttttcaggtttggttttgtttttcactttctcaCTTTCTTCTGCTCCTTTGCCAGGATAAACTTGACCTTCCAGAGTAACATCCGCGCACCTTTCTTGACTTATCAGAAAGTCTTTGATCTCCCAGGCGTAACCACCATCACGTAGCATGAAGATGGCGCGATTTGAGCCAACAATAAACCTGAAGGAAAGATACATATCTTTTCAGTTAGCTCCACACCTTTCAAGCACGACAACATTTTGTTTAATTCAGAGCACCTTCACAACTGAGGCACATATTTAAGAGCAAGAAGTTGGTTTTGTTGTCCTGCGAATGGTGACAAGAGAACAATTTTATAGCACACATAAGAATAGAATGCATTAATTTTACAAATAACcaaagaggagtgagaatataaaataaaacacattacGAACTAATTTGGCACGATGTAACATGCATTAAATTGTGCATAAAATTACTGCAAAACTTCTGAGCCTCAATTTGAGAGTGCAACACTCCTCTGTTTCAAAAGGATTCCCtctgagaaaaaaatgcatttttagccAGTGTAACAAAGACCTTTTTGTGGCGACAAGTCTTCCAAGTGTGAGGTTTTCCATAAAGCACATAAAAGCAAACTACTGCCACTAAAACTGATAAATAGCTGAGACATAATGAGATAAAAAGCAACTAAGCTATATATACGTCACGCGTGTTAGGAAGATCTGTGCACCACAGCAGAATTTTTGTAGCATGACTTAAACAGGCATATAAACTGatacagaaacaaagaaatagtGACAAATGAAGGTGGGGAAGGGCACAGGATGAAcagttgaaaatattttcaggaagaaaGAAACAAGGGTTTTGTAAAAGCAATAATATTATCCTCGTGTACAACAGCTTACCTTTGCACGTCATAGTTGGCATTGAAGAGACTGCCCTGCCACAAGCTCGTAatttcttctgtctccttttctGTGGGATTTCCCGACACCGTGACAAACATCATCAAAGTCTTCCCCTTTTTCGTCAGCTTCAGGATACTTTCAGGCTTGCCTGGATCAATTTTTGAGAAATCTATCGGTGCTGGAGGCCTTTTATGTTCAGGAAGATCCCCCTCTTCGATATCATCATCTTTCTGTTTTGAAACGGAAAAGGAGGCTTTAAATTCAACTGTTCCACAAAGCTGTTCTTTTTTGAAATTCCCCAATATTTAGAGAATAATTCTGCTTTGATAAAAGTATTTTTTAGTTTAATGATGGAGATTCTCAAACCAAAAGAAACAGTGAGTTTT comes from the Patagioenas fasciata isolate bPatFas1 chromosome 12, bPatFas1.hap1, whole genome shotgun sequence genome and includes:
- the MESD gene encoding LRP chaperone MESD; amino-acid sequence: MAAAAGWVVLGLALWLCAAAGEPEGKRRAGPAKKKDIRDYNDADMARLLEQWEKDDDIEEGDLPEHKRPPAPIDFSKIDPGKPESILKLTKKGKTLMMFVTVSGNPTEKETEEITSLWQGSLFNANYDVQRFIVGSNRAIFMLRDGGYAWEIKDFLISQERCADVTLEGQVYPGKGAEESEKVKNKTKPEKTKKKKDADKKSDGIKEDNRATKQREDL